The proteins below are encoded in one region of Gadus macrocephalus chromosome 14, ASM3116895v1:
- the tdrd3 gene encoding tudor domain-containing protein 3 isoform X1, with product MTDLSGSLSREGWHLTDAGIAQLKGTNEKASHNDIIRIALDSDLRPIGRKVLPSEINSGKVDKVEGPCVLQVQKVRNIAAPKEQEHSQAAPRMLRVHMTDGHTSCPALEYKQLSKISLNTPPGTKVKLLGTVQVRNGFLLLEDSKICVLGGEVQFMVEKWELQRSLAKHSRSNIGAEGGPPPFVPFGQKCVRQEEVDSKALDRRKTLQSPTPLKPEENEQFEKQRTAAIAEVAKTKEAPRTFGGGGNAGGNLISSGSSYRGRDSHAYRQREDRSEWTERSDSRQDGNYREPGRESRQDGNYRELVDERALKDIMEMGFDKEDARVALMDHNNNLEAALNSLLTAATSPAPSPTPSQGPSRHGSSYDMHGSDPGRPPPRGRGRGRGRGRGRSRGEDEEDGEGAGGRPSGPSTLFDFLESKIGSFSINDSKPQEPAGRPQDGRSSFSSSSDLHSSSRASFSQRTPRPPRFNRDTDFPRPGQDPHATSTAHQGSTHWPGPDRGPRGGTDRLPSGRRDFQNDHNTSTSSFSSSTSVLGQPKVPPPPPTSRSESFHQPAPRSESFHQPAPRSESFHQPAPRSESFHQPAPRSESFHQPAPRSESFHQPAPRSESFHQPAPRSESFHQPAPRSESFHQPAPRSESFHQPAPRSESFHQPAPRSESFHQPAPRSESFHQPASRSESFHQRNARNGEVGAGESNHRRGPRENSAMPKLGDPPAPEGRGVGVTRRSDYRAEDPGRRRAGRGDRPISWTETPAAVTDQDVGGVSRDTRPNRGADPALNGDWEQRRTGPIKPDVTATPFRREDPPPQARRIPPHTGPIKPDIVAALPRDAPPPKRTASQRGPSQGRPGQKPVQDKIQGPKGSEKGHTGESSWKPGDQCMAPYWEDGKFYRARIDAVHASGCTAVVVFSDFGNCEEVLLHSIKSAAPGPWEEDDGCYDDSMEFRDGGDGQMRTARPTQQYYQPPRARD from the exons ATGACAGATCTGTCAGGATCTCTCAGCAGAGAAGGATG GCACCTCACTGATGCTGGGATAGCACAACTCAAAGGCACGAATGAGAAGGCTTCCCACAATGACATCATCCGTATAGCGCTTGAT AGTGATCTGAGACCGATCGGCCGGAAGGTGCTTCCTTCAGAGATCAACAGTGGAAAAGTTGACAAG gtagagGGACCATGTGTGCTGCAGGTGCAGAAGGTGAGGAACATCGCGGCCCCTAAAGAGCAGGAGCATTCCCAGGCGGCGCCCCGCATGCTGCGCGTGCACatgacagacggacacaccaGCTGCCCAGCGCTCGAATACAAACAGCTGTCCAagatcag TTTGAACACCCCTCCTGGAACGAAGGTGAAGCTACTTGGTACGGTCCAGGTTAGAAATGGCTTCCTGCTCCTGGAGGATTCCAAGATTTGTGTCCTGGGAGGGGAGGTTCAGTTCATGGTGGAGAAATGGGAACTGCAGAGG AGTTTGGCCAAACACAGCCGGAGTAACAtcggagcagaaggaggacctCCGCCCTTCGTACCGTTTGGACAG AAGTGTGtgaggcaggaggaggtggacagtAAGGCCCTGGACCGGAGGAAGACCCTTCAGAGCCCCACCCCCCTCAAGCCCGAGGAGAACGAGCAGTTTGAGAAGCAGCGCACGGCCGCCATTGCTGAGGTTGCCAAGACCAAGGAG GCTCCTCGCACATTTGGCGGCGGGGGAAATGCTGGCGGGAACCTGATTAGCAGTGGCTCCTCCTACCGCGGCCGAGACTCCCACGCGTACCGCCAACGAGAGGATCGAAGCGAGTGGACGGAGAGGAGCGACAGCCGACAAGATGGGAACTACAGGGAGCCAGGGAGGGAGAGCAGACAGGATGGGAACTACAGGGAGCTG gtGGATGAGCGGGCCCTGAAGGACATCATGGAGATGGGCTTTGATAAAGAGGACGCTCGGGTGGCTCTGAtggaccacaacaacaacttggAGGCTGCTCTGAATAGCCTGCTGACTGCAGCCACTAGCCCTGCCCCTAGCCCCACCCCTAGCCAGGGCCCAAGCAGACACGGCTCGTCCTACGACATGCACGGGTCCGACCCCGGCAGGCCCCCACCCAGGG gcaggggcaggggcaggggcagggggagagggcgGTCGAGGGGTGAGGATGAAGAagatggagagggagcaggtggaAGGCCGTCTGGACCCAGCACGCTGTTCGACTTCTTGGAGTCAAAGATAGGATCGTTCTCCATCAATG ATTCTAAGCCCCAGGAGCCAGCAGGGAGGCCCCAGGACGGGAgatcttccttctcctcctcctcggaccTCCACTCCTCTTCCAGAGCCTCTTTCTCCCAgcggacccccagacccccacgCTTCAACAGGGACACAGACTTCCCCCGGCCTGGCCAAGACCCTCACGCCACCTCCACGGCCCACCAGGGCTCCACCCACTGGCCTGGCCCCGACAGAGGCCCTCGTGGTGGGACCGACCGCTTGCCCAGCGGCCGCAGGGACTTCCAGAACGaccacaacaccagcacctcttcCTTTTCATCATCCACGTCTGTGCTCGGCCAGCCCAAGGTTCCCCCGCCCCCACCAACCTCACGCTCAGAGAGCTTCCACCAGCCGGCCCCACGCTCAGAGAGCTTCCACCAGCCGGCACCACGCTCAGAGAGCTTCCACCAGCCGGCCCCACGCTCAGAGAGCTTCCACCAGCCGGCCCCACGCTCAGAGAGCTTCCACCAGCCGGCCCCACGCTCAGAGAGCTTCCACCAGCCGGCCCCACGCTCAGAGAGCTTCCACCAGCCGGCCCCACGCTCAGAGAGCTTCCACCAGCCGGCCCCACGCTCAGAGAGCTTCCACCAGCCGGCCCCACGCTCAGAGAGCTTCCACCAGCCGGCACCACGCTCAGAGAGCTTCCACCAGCCGGCCCCACGCTCAGAGAGCTTCCACCAGCCGGCCCCACGCTCAGAGAGCTTCCACCAGCCGGCATCACGCTCGGAGAGCTTCCACCAGCGCAATGCTCGCAATGGAGAAGTTGGCGCAGGGGAATCGAACCACCGAAGAGGCCCCAGAGAGAACTCTGCGATGCCCAAGCTCGGTGATCCACCAGCGCCTGAGGGCAGGGGGGTGGGAGTGACGAGACGCAGCGACTACAGAGCCGAAGATCCCGGTAGGAGGCgagcggggaggggggaccGGCCGATCTCGTGGACGGAGACGCCCGCCGCGGTGACCGACCAGGACGTCGGGGGCGTGTCCCGGGACACGCGGCCCAATAGGGGTGCGGATCCTGCCCTCAATGGGGACTGGGAGCAGAGGAGAACCGGGCCCATCAAACCTGACGTCACGGCGACGCCCTTCCGTAGAGaagaccctcccccccaggccAGGAGGATCCCCCCACACACGGGACCCATCAAACCCGACATCGTCGCAGCACTCCCCAGAGACGCCCCTCCTCCCAAGAGAACTGCCTCCCAGAGAGGGCCCAGCCAGGGAAGGCCAGGCCAAAAGCCAGTCCAGGACAAAATCCAAGGTCCTAAGGGGTCGGAGAAAGGTCACACGGGGGAGTCATCGTGGAAACCAGGAGACCAGTGTATGGCACCCTACTGGGAAGATGGCAAG TTCTACCGAGCGAGGATCGATGCGGTGCACGCCTCCGGCTGCACAGCGGTGGTGGTCTTCAGCGACTTCGGCAACTGTGAAGAGGTCCTACTGCACAGCATCAAATCTGCAGCCCCGGGCCCCTGG GAGGAAGACGACGGTTGCTATGACGACTCGATGGAGTTTCGTGACGGCGGCGACGGACAGATGCGGACGGCTCGACCCACGCAGCAATATTACCAGCCCCCTCGGGCGCGGGACTAG
- the tdrd3 gene encoding tudor domain-containing protein 3 isoform X2 encodes MTDLSGSLSREGWHLTDAGIAQLKGTNEKASHNDIIRIALDSDLRPIGRKVLPSEINSGKVDKVEGPCVLQVQKVRNIAAPKEQEHSQAAPRMLRVHMTDGHTSCPALEYKQLSKISLNTPPGTKVKLLGTVQVRNGFLLLEDSKICVLGGEVQFMVEKWELQRSLAKHSRSNIGAEGGPPPFVPFGQKCVRQEEVDSKALDRRKTLQSPTPLKPEENEQFEKQRTAAIAEVAKTKEAPRTFGGGGNAGGNLISSGSSYRGRDSHAYRQREDRSEWTERSDSRQDGNYREPGRESRQDGNYRELVDERALKDIMEMGFDKEDARVALMDHNNNLEAALNSLLTAATSPAPSPTPSQGPSRHGSSYDMHGSDPGRPPPRGRGRGRGRGRGRSRGEDEEDGEGAGGRPSGPSTLFDFLESKIGSFSINDSKPQEPAGRPQDGRSSFSSSSDLHSSSRASFSQRTPRPPRFNRDTDFPRPGQDPHATSTAHQGSTHWPGPDRGPRGGTDRLPSGRRDFQNDHNTSTSSFSSSTSVLGQPKVPPPPPTSRSESFHQPAPRSESFHQPAPRSESFHQPAPRSESFHQPAPRSESFHQPAPRSESFHQPAPRSESFHQPAPRSESFHQPAPRSESFHQPAPRSESFHQPAPRSESFHQPAPRSESFHQPAPRSESFHQPASRSESFHQRNARNGEVGAGESNHRRGPRENSAMPKLGDPPAPEGRGVGVTRRSDYRAEDPGRRRAGRGDRPISWTETPAAVTDQDVGGVSRDTRPNRGADPALNGDWEQRRTGPIKPDVTATPFRREDPPPQARRIPPHTGPIKPDIVAALPRDAPPPKRTASQRGPSQGRPGQKPVQDKIQGPKGSEKGHTGESSWKPGDQCMAPYWEDGKFYRARIDAVHASGCTAVVVFSDFGNCEEVLLHSIKSAAPGPW; translated from the exons ATGACAGATCTGTCAGGATCTCTCAGCAGAGAAGGATG GCACCTCACTGATGCTGGGATAGCACAACTCAAAGGCACGAATGAGAAGGCTTCCCACAATGACATCATCCGTATAGCGCTTGAT AGTGATCTGAGACCGATCGGCCGGAAGGTGCTTCCTTCAGAGATCAACAGTGGAAAAGTTGACAAG gtagagGGACCATGTGTGCTGCAGGTGCAGAAGGTGAGGAACATCGCGGCCCCTAAAGAGCAGGAGCATTCCCAGGCGGCGCCCCGCATGCTGCGCGTGCACatgacagacggacacaccaGCTGCCCAGCGCTCGAATACAAACAGCTGTCCAagatcag TTTGAACACCCCTCCTGGAACGAAGGTGAAGCTACTTGGTACGGTCCAGGTTAGAAATGGCTTCCTGCTCCTGGAGGATTCCAAGATTTGTGTCCTGGGAGGGGAGGTTCAGTTCATGGTGGAGAAATGGGAACTGCAGAGG AGTTTGGCCAAACACAGCCGGAGTAACAtcggagcagaaggaggacctCCGCCCTTCGTACCGTTTGGACAG AAGTGTGtgaggcaggaggaggtggacagtAAGGCCCTGGACCGGAGGAAGACCCTTCAGAGCCCCACCCCCCTCAAGCCCGAGGAGAACGAGCAGTTTGAGAAGCAGCGCACGGCCGCCATTGCTGAGGTTGCCAAGACCAAGGAG GCTCCTCGCACATTTGGCGGCGGGGGAAATGCTGGCGGGAACCTGATTAGCAGTGGCTCCTCCTACCGCGGCCGAGACTCCCACGCGTACCGCCAACGAGAGGATCGAAGCGAGTGGACGGAGAGGAGCGACAGCCGACAAGATGGGAACTACAGGGAGCCAGGGAGGGAGAGCAGACAGGATGGGAACTACAGGGAGCTG gtGGATGAGCGGGCCCTGAAGGACATCATGGAGATGGGCTTTGATAAAGAGGACGCTCGGGTGGCTCTGAtggaccacaacaacaacttggAGGCTGCTCTGAATAGCCTGCTGACTGCAGCCACTAGCCCTGCCCCTAGCCCCACCCCTAGCCAGGGCCCAAGCAGACACGGCTCGTCCTACGACATGCACGGGTCCGACCCCGGCAGGCCCCCACCCAGGG gcaggggcaggggcaggggcagggggagagggcgGTCGAGGGGTGAGGATGAAGAagatggagagggagcaggtggaAGGCCGTCTGGACCCAGCACGCTGTTCGACTTCTTGGAGTCAAAGATAGGATCGTTCTCCATCAATG ATTCTAAGCCCCAGGAGCCAGCAGGGAGGCCCCAGGACGGGAgatcttccttctcctcctcctcggaccTCCACTCCTCTTCCAGAGCCTCTTTCTCCCAgcggacccccagacccccacgCTTCAACAGGGACACAGACTTCCCCCGGCCTGGCCAAGACCCTCACGCCACCTCCACGGCCCACCAGGGCTCCACCCACTGGCCTGGCCCCGACAGAGGCCCTCGTGGTGGGACCGACCGCTTGCCCAGCGGCCGCAGGGACTTCCAGAACGaccacaacaccagcacctcttcCTTTTCATCATCCACGTCTGTGCTCGGCCAGCCCAAGGTTCCCCCGCCCCCACCAACCTCACGCTCAGAGAGCTTCCACCAGCCGGCCCCACGCTCAGAGAGCTTCCACCAGCCGGCACCACGCTCAGAGAGCTTCCACCAGCCGGCCCCACGCTCAGAGAGCTTCCACCAGCCGGCCCCACGCTCAGAGAGCTTCCACCAGCCGGCCCCACGCTCAGAGAGCTTCCACCAGCCGGCCCCACGCTCAGAGAGCTTCCACCAGCCGGCCCCACGCTCAGAGAGCTTCCACCAGCCGGCCCCACGCTCAGAGAGCTTCCACCAGCCGGCCCCACGCTCAGAGAGCTTCCACCAGCCGGCACCACGCTCAGAGAGCTTCCACCAGCCGGCCCCACGCTCAGAGAGCTTCCACCAGCCGGCCCCACGCTCAGAGAGCTTCCACCAGCCGGCATCACGCTCGGAGAGCTTCCACCAGCGCAATGCTCGCAATGGAGAAGTTGGCGCAGGGGAATCGAACCACCGAAGAGGCCCCAGAGAGAACTCTGCGATGCCCAAGCTCGGTGATCCACCAGCGCCTGAGGGCAGGGGGGTGGGAGTGACGAGACGCAGCGACTACAGAGCCGAAGATCCCGGTAGGAGGCgagcggggaggggggaccGGCCGATCTCGTGGACGGAGACGCCCGCCGCGGTGACCGACCAGGACGTCGGGGGCGTGTCCCGGGACACGCGGCCCAATAGGGGTGCGGATCCTGCCCTCAATGGGGACTGGGAGCAGAGGAGAACCGGGCCCATCAAACCTGACGTCACGGCGACGCCCTTCCGTAGAGaagaccctcccccccaggccAGGAGGATCCCCCCACACACGGGACCCATCAAACCCGACATCGTCGCAGCACTCCCCAGAGACGCCCCTCCTCCCAAGAGAACTGCCTCCCAGAGAGGGCCCAGCCAGGGAAGGCCAGGCCAAAAGCCAGTCCAGGACAAAATCCAAGGTCCTAAGGGGTCGGAGAAAGGTCACACGGGGGAGTCATCGTGGAAACCAGGAGACCAGTGTATGGCACCCTACTGGGAAGATGGCAAG TTCTACCGAGCGAGGATCGATGCGGTGCACGCCTCCGGCTGCACAGCGGTGGTGGTCTTCAGCGACTTCGGCAACTGTGAAGAGGTCCTACTGCACAGCATCAAATCTGCAGCCCCGGGCCCCTGG TGA